The sequence TGGAGGTCAATTCTCCCACCGTAGGAAGCTTTGATTTTGGTCATCTTGAGTTAGACAATGTTGAGAGGGTAGAGGTCATTCGGGGTCCCCAGAGTACCCTTTATGGATCTCAAGCCATGGGCGGGGTCATTCATATCATTACAAAAAAGGGAGAGGGAAAACCTCATGTGGCTTTTGAGACCGAGGGAGGAAGTGACGATACCTGGAGAGGTTTTGGAATGGCTTCTGGGGTCAAGGGCCCTCTCAACTATTCTTTGACAAGCTCTTATCTTACCACTGAGGGCGAGTTTGATAATGATGCTTATGAAAATCTTAATTTAACAGGGAATGCAGGTCTCGAGATCAATGAAAAGTTTCACGTTGACTTAATTTCCAGATTCACAAACGCAAGAAAAGAGATTCAGGATTTTGGTTTGACCGATCCTGATCCCAATCGATTCCTTCGAACGGAATCTACGTTGGTGGCTCTTAAGCCGGATCATTGGATTACGGATGGGTGGGAGCATCAATTCACCATTTCCTTGGTTCATGAGCATTTGAGGGATTTTGATCCCCTGGATCCAAATGAGGTGGGGACGGATGTTTTATCCAATATTACGAATGAAATTTGGACTGTTCAGTCTCAGCATAATTTCTTTTGGGGAGATTTGCAAACGATCACTTTGGGTTTAGAATATGAGGGATCTCAGGGGAAGAATAATACAACGGGCGATTCATTTAACGGGGATTTTAGTTTTGATAAAGATTTGAATGACAAGGCCGTTTATTTTCAAGATCAGTTTAATTTTTGGGATAAGGTTTTTGTGGTTCCAGGAGTCAGGGTCGATGATCAGAGTATTTTTGGCACTGAAACCACTCCTAAAGTTTCTGGGGCTTTTTGGATTCTTTCTCAGACCAAGCTCAAGGCCAGTTGGGGAGAGGGCTTCCGGGCTCCCAGTGTGAATGAATTGGTTTTCCCTAACTTTGGAAATCCCGATTTAAAAGCGGAAGAGTCTAAGGGTTGGGAAGCCGGATTTGAGCAGACTTTTTTTGAAAAAAAGCTCGAATTTGATTTTGCCTATTTTCGCAATGATTTTGACAATCTGATTGATTTTGAAGTGATTTCAACCGATCCTTTTGTGGGCCATGCCAATAATATTTCAAAGGCCAGCACTGAGGGGACAGAGCTTTCAGCTTGTGTGACACCTTGGAATTGGGTGACGTTGAAGGGGAGTTGGTCTCATCTTGATGCAAAGAACGAGGTGACAGGAGAAGCCCTTAAGCGACGTCCGGATGACAGTGGTTCACTGGATCTTCTTTTGAAATGGAAACAAATTTCTTTTTCGACCGATGTGACTTTGGTTGGGTCTCGTCCCGATTTTGGTCAGGATCTTTCGAGTTTTATTAAAGTGGATATGGCTCTTTCTTACCGGTTGAATAATCACTGGTCTCCTTATGTGAAAGTTCAGAATCTGTTGGATGATGATTATGAGGAGGCAGCCGGATTTCCAGCCCCTGGGATTCTTGTTTATGGAGGAGTGAAGGGAGAGTTTTAGAGAAGCGGAGAGTGGATAGTATTGGGTGTGTAGTGTTGCCCCGGGAGCTGAGGCGGTCCCTGTCGGGGGCGCTCGGCCGCCCACCGAGCGGGCCTCGCTCGACGGAGCCAGTCGCTCGGGCCGACTATTCGTCGGCCCGCCATGGTCGCGACTGCCTCCAACGCCCCGCCAGGGACCGCCTCAGCTCTCTCGAGTCAGAATAACGATCACTGATTTGAGCTAAACTGTTTCAAATGCTGGGGGTTATTTTTAATACACTTTGAGTGTTTTATTAGATAGCTATAACTTTGCTGCCGATCGATAGAAAATTTATAGCTTTTTGAATTTTTAAATGGTGTGTGATGAAAATATTTTTATATCTCATTCTTTCAACCTTGATTCATGGGGCTCTCATTGCGGTAGGAGGGGTTTCTTATTTTTCCCATGAGGGTTTATCGCGATTTGATGTTGAAAGGGGAGAGGGG comes from Chlamydiota bacterium and encodes:
- a CDS encoding TonB-dependent receptor codes for the protein MKNLWKFVLVGSVIFNFGRGVEADEVEKMEPVIVTATRVETPIKHVTQSYTVISEDEISGRKEDTVLEVLRDVPSTFVVRNGTQGANATTFLRGANSAQTLVLIDGVEVNSPTVGSFDFGHLELDNVERVEVIRGPQSTLYGSQAMGGVIHIITKKGEGKPHVAFETEGGSDDTWRGFGMASGVKGPLNYSLTSSYLTTEGEFDNDAYENLNLTGNAGLEINEKFHVDLISRFTNARKEIQDFGLTDPDPNRFLRTESTLVALKPDHWITDGWEHQFTISLVHEHLRDFDPLDPNEVGTDVLSNITNEIWTVQSQHNFFWGDLQTITLGLEYEGSQGKNNTTGDSFNGDFSFDKDLNDKAVYFQDQFNFWDKVFVVPGVRVDDQSIFGTETTPKVSGAFWILSQTKLKASWGEGFRAPSVNELVFPNFGNPDLKAEESKGWEAGFEQTFFEKKLEFDFAYFRNDFDNLIDFEVISTDPFVGHANNISKASTEGTELSACVTPWNWVTLKGSWSHLDAKNEVTGEALKRRPDDSGSLDLLLKWKQISFSTDVTLVGSRPDFGQDLSSFIKVDMALSYRLNNHWSPYVKVQNLLDDDYEEAAGFPAPGILVYGGVKGEF